AACAGTAGGCATCCTAAAGAAAGCAGGGGTTGATTTTGGTATTCTCGGCGTCAAAGAAAGCTGCTGCGGGGAGGCAGTTCGCAAAGCAGGAAACGAGGGCCTATTTCAAAGCCTAGCTGAAAGAAACATTGCTGCCTTTCGTGAGAATGGCGTCAAGAATATCCTGGTTTCCTCGCCCCATTGCTATCACAGCTTCAAGAATGAGTATCCCGGCTTTGGTGGCAATTTCAACGTTGTACACACTACCCAGTATTTGGCTAAGCTAATCGATGAGGGCAAGATAAAGCCTGCTAAGGAATTCAAGAAGAAGGTGGCTTACCACGATCCATGCTATCTAGGGCGTCACAATGGAATCTATGAGGAGCCGAGGAAGGTGCTGGCGAGCATCCCTGGCTTGGAGCTGGTTGAGCTCCCGGATCATCATGAAGACAGCATCTGCTGTGGTGGTGGGTCTGGGAGGCTTTGGATGGAAACCAAGAAAGGGGAGAGATTTGCGGACCTCAGACTGGAGCAGGCCCTCGATCTGGGGGTGGAGGTGCTGGCAGTGGCGTGCCCTTACTGCTGCACCATGTTCAAGGACAGCGCGGCGTCGATGAACAAGACTGACGTTATCGAAATTAAGGATATTTCCGAATTGATTCAACAGGCGATCTAGCCCGATTGGGGGGTGAAATGGAGATAAAAACTGGTGTATACATCTGCCACTGCGGGATAAATATTGCCAACACAGTTGATGTGGAACACCTGGTTGAGGCGGCCAAGGGTTGGGACACGGTAGCAGTTGCCCGTGAGTATAAATTTTTGTGCTCCGATCCTGGGCAGGAGATTATCAAAAAGGATATTAAAGAACTGGGACTTAATAGGGTTGTTGTTGCTTCCTGCTCGCCAAGAATGCATGAGCGCACCTTCAGAAACGCCTGTCAGCAGGCTGGCTTGAACCCCTACCTGTTCGAGATGGCCAATATTCGGGAACATTGTAGCTGGGTTCACAGCGATAAGGAGTTGGCTACCAAGAAGGCTGAGGCCTTGCTTCGTGCTGCGGTGCGGAGGGTTTTCTACCACGAGCCACTGGAAACCAAGGAGTCTCCGGTCAGCCCTAATACCCTTATTGTGGGTGGTGGCATTGCCGGCATCCAGGCTGCTCTGGAGATTGCTGATTCTGAGCACAAAGTCTATCTAGTAGAGAGGGATCCTTCAATTGGCGGGCATATGACTCAGCTAGACAAGACCTTCCCCACCCTTGACTGTTCTCAATGTATCCTGACGCCAAAGATGGCCTTGGTAGGCTCCCATCCGTATATAGAACTCATGACCTACAGTGAGGTGGAGGAGGTCTCGGGCTTTGTAGGCAGCTTCAAGGTTAAGATCAGGAAGAAGGCGCGCTATGTCGATGAGGACAAGTGCACTGG
The DNA window shown above is from Chloroflexota bacterium and carries:
- a CDS encoding (Fe-S)-binding protein, which produces MAALTPFKDAIDVVVDAGGDPFKLCYQCGLCSGTCPWNLVRSFMVRRMIHQTRLGLIDFEDEDLWLCVTCGACVKRCPRGVEIIDIMRALRRSIVGLGMAKVPDPLRITVKNISGTGNPLGEAPEKRADWAKSLDVKTFTGNNDLLYFSCCVPCYDANIRGLAQATVGILKKAGVDFGILGVKESCCGEAVRKAGNEGLFQSLAERNIAAFRENGVKNILVSSPHCYHSFKNEYPGFGGNFNVVHTTQYLAKLIDEGKIKPAKEFKKKVAYHDPCYLGRHNGIYEEPRKVLASIPGLELVELPDHHEDSICCGGGSGRLWMETKKGERFADLRLEQALDLGVEVLAVACPYCCTMFKDSAASMNKTDVIEIKDISELIQQAI